The proteins below come from a single Hippocampus zosterae strain Florida chromosome 5, ASM2543408v3, whole genome shotgun sequence genomic window:
- the phactr4b gene encoding phosphatase and actin regulator 4B isoform X3: MENRDDESEQHHGTMVGETSSTGDSTPPPKRKGKFPSLGKIFKPWKWRKKKSSEKFKEASEELERRMSTRRTRQELIDQGVLKEAPDNDADGAAQSLKQPYVKNGHTLPVNVGVGVSAGRSNQGRVSSDSEFRITPTWLAHTDDHRGQSPPDAERRRVSSSRVSGPPEEVQRGSGVIGPRVHGEAERKPNTSWHGQIHNQMDESRSGGQFYPEDGQRRPGLQKAPSEDGRRSRPVDVDWKPTLPRHASAEEGRARRESDNHFVPDPEALKDTLREPLPPKQSVMPPKWLISSTPEPGSEGSPRPPSNHSSAQYPSLSASLSTAPKPTRNTSAIGTTTQLSSSAVSSSASQGTKQPPLPPPKPVMNRGNPGMLVSALQGGEHAQLPLYWSCWKRECEYDVYLSLPVYLCRRAGGLRSGDITQAAGGAVVVPAKPSPPIPPKRTTPVTKRNTDDYSASSHPLTPSPLSLEDDSSVSFQLPPAPSSPPLPSHIPPSPPRQQIHPHHPHLQHSYPHPLPQPIPILFDPPSPVSESPQRPAPVPLHIMIQRALSSPGPVHPNPDGSQRAHTLLFETPPDYQTDRSRPLPVSIQPLKLPEDDYSEEEEEEEDDDEEEEEYDGEIPQPKLEPRSRRGLVVDTGVCVIPSGENSEEEEENDEEDEEHDIHREDSDSDGPVPFKEEESDEEEEPLSALASKVKRKDTLALKLSSRPSAPDRDRFAQERSTRDDQLPGQAGLTWQSREQWEAIRTQIGTALTRRLSQRPTAEELEQRNILQPKNQADRQAEVREIKRRLTRKLSQRPTVAELQARKILRFHEYVEVTDAQDYDRRADKPWTKLTPADKAAIRKELNDYKSTEMEVHEESKIYTRYHRP; encoded by the exons ATGATGAAAGTGAGCAGCACCACGGCACGATGGTGGGAGAGACGAGCAGCACAGGAgacagcacccctcccccaaaacgCAAGGGCAAGTTCCCCAGCCTTGGCAAGATCTTCAAGCCATGGAAGTGGCGTAAGAAGAAAAGCAGCGAGAAATTCAAGGAAGCGTCAGAAG AGCTGGAGAGAAGGATGTCGACGAGGCGTACCCGGCAAGAACTTATAGATCAGGGAGTGCTGAAAGAAGCTCCAGACAACG ATGCAGATGGAGCAGCACAGAGCCTGAAGCAGCCCTATGTGAAGAATGGCCACACTCTGCCCGTGAATGTAGGAGTGGGTGTTAGTGCTGGAAGGAGTAACCAGGGCCGAGTGTCCTCTGATTCAGAATTTAGGATAACCCCAACTTGGCTGGCCCATACAGACGACCATAGGGGCCAATCACCCCCAGATGCAGAACGCCGAAGAGTTTCAAGCTCCAGGGTTTCCGGTCCCCCGGAAGAAGTGCAAAGAGGAAGCGGGGTGATTGGGCCCCGTGTACATGGGGAGGCAGAGCGGAAGCCCAATACATCGTGGCATGGACAGATTCACAATCAGATGGATGAATCCAGAAGTGGAGGCCAGTTTTACCCTGAAGATGGACAGAGAAGGCCTGGGCTGCAGAAAGCACCCTCAGAGGATGGCAGGAGGAGTCGACCGGTTGACGTAGATTGGAAGCCTACACTCCCCCGACATGCATCTGCAGAAGAGGGAAGGGCCCGTAGAG AATCAGACAACCATTTTGTCCCTGACCCTGAGGCACTGAAGGACACCCTTCGTGAACCTCTGCCACCTAAACAGTCCGTCATGCCTCCAAAATGGTTGATAAGCTCTACGCCTGAACCAGGCAGTGAGGGGTCACCTCGCCCCCCATCGAACCACAGCTCGGCCCAGTACCCATCACTCTCTGCTTCCCTGAGTACTGCACCCAAGCCTACAAGGAACACCTCAGCTATTGGTACGACCACACAGCTGTCTTCATCTGCAGTCTCGTCGTCCGCCTCTCAGGGCACCAAGCAGCCACCTCTGCCTCCGCCCAAGCCGGTGATGAACAGGGGCAACCCTGGCATGCTGG TCTCCGCCCTCCAGGGTGGAGAGCACGCACAGCTTCCGCTCTACTGGTCCTGCTGGAAGCGAGAGTGCGAGTACGATGTCTATCTTTCCCTGCCTGTGTACCTGTGCCGGCGGGCTGGAGGCCTGCGCTCAG GTGACATCACCCAAGCTGCCGGGGGTGCCGTTGTTGTCCCAGCGAAGCCCTCCCCTCCAATACCTCCAAAGAGAACCACCCCTGTCACCAAACGCAACACTGATGACTACTCCGCTTCAAGCCATCCCCTCACGCCCTCGCCACTTTCTCTTGAGGACGACAGCTCTGTGAGCTTTCAGCTGCCTCCCGCTCCTTCATCCCCTCCGCTTCCGTCGCACATACCTCCTTCTCCACCCCGACAACAAAtacacccccaccaccctcatCTTCAGCACTCTTATCCGCATCCACTGCCCCAACCTATACCAATCTTGTTTGATCCCCCAAGTCCTGTCAGTGAGTCACCCCAACGCCCAGCCCCTGTCCCACTACACATCATGATCCAGCGAGCTCTGTCCAGTCCTGGCCCTGTTCACCCCAACCCAGATGGGTCACAACGTGCTCACACATTGCTCTTTGAAACGCCTCCAGACTACCAAACTGATCGAAGTCGCCCCCTTCCTGTCAGCATCCAGCCCCTAAAGCT aCCTGAAGACGACTACtctgaagaggaggaagaagaggaggacgatgacgaggaagaggaggagtacGACGGGGAGATACCCCAGCCTAAACTAGAGCCACGGAGTCGCCGCGGCTTGGTTGTCGATACTGGAGTTTGTGTCATCCCCAGTGGAGAAAacagtgaggaagaggaggagaatgatgaagaggatgaagagCATGACATTCACCGAGAAGATAGTGACTCAGATGGTCCTGTGCCTTTTAAAGAGGAAGAAtcagatgaggaggaagagccACTGA GTGCCCTGGCCAGCAAAGTGAAGAGGAAAGACACTCTGGCTCTAAAACTGAGCAGCCGTCCCTCTGCACCAGACAGGGACAGATTTGCACAGGAGAGAAGCACCAGAGATGACCAGCTACCAGGACAGGCTGGCCTCACCTGGCAGAGTAGAGAGCAATGGGAGGCCATTCGCACGCAGATTGGCACTGCGCTTACCAG ACGTCTAAGCCAGAGACCCACTGCTGAGGAGCTTGAGCAAAGAAACATCCTTCAAC CCAAAAATCAAGCTGACAGGCAAGCAGAGGTTAGAGAGATTAAGCGAAGACTGACCAGAAAG CTGAGTCAAAGACCCACAGTTGCAGAATTACAGGCCAGAAAAATTTTGCGATTCCACGAGTATGTGGAAGTCACAGATGCCCAAGATTACGACCGCAGGGCAGACAAGCCATGGACCAAACTGACACCTGCTGATAAG GCAGCCATCCGGAAAGAGCTTAACGATTATAAAAGCACTGAAATGGAGGTTCACGAAGAGAGCAAAATCTACACAAG GTATCACCGGCCTTAA
- the phactr4b gene encoding phosphatase and actin regulator 4B isoform X5, with amino-acid sequence MGQSLRVEPPAQEPLQHNNGDDESEQHHGTMVGETSSTGDSTPPPKRKGKFPSLGKIFKPWKWRKKKSSEKFKEASEELERRMSTRRTRQELIDQGVLKEAPDNDADGAAQSLKQPYVKNGHTLPVNVGVGVSAGRSNQGRVSSDSEFRITPTWLAHTDDHRGQSPPDAERRRVSSSRVSGPPEEVQRGSGVIGPRVHGEAERKPNTSWHGQIHNQMDESRSGGQFYPEDGQRRPGLQKAPSEDGRRSRPVDVDWKPTLPRHASAEEGRARRESDNHFVPDPEALKDTLREPLPPKQSVMPPKWLISSTPEPGSEGSPRPPSNHSSAQYPSLSASLSTAPKPTRNTSAIGTTTQLSSSAVSSSASQGTKQPPLPPPKPVMNRGNPGMLGDITQAAGGAVVVPAKPSPPIPPKRTTPVTKRNTDDYSASSHPLTPSPLSLEDDSSVSFQLPPAPSSPPLPSHIPPSPPRQQIHPHHPHLQHSYPHPLPQPIPILFDPPSPVSESPQRPAPVPLHIMIQRALSSPGPVHPNPDGSQRAHTLLFETPPDYQTDRSRPLPVSIQPLKLPEDDYSEEEEEEEDDDEEEEEYDGEIPQPKLEPRSRRGLVVDTGVCVIPSGENSEEEEENDEEDEEHDIHREDSDSDGPVPFKEEESDEEEEPLSALASKVKRKDTLALKLSSRPSAPDRDRFAQERSTRDDQLPGQAGLTWQSREQWEAIRTQIGTALTRRLSQRPTAEELEQRNILQPKNQADRQAEVREIKRRLTRKLSQRPTVAELQARKILRFHEYVEVTDAQDYDRRADKPWTKLTPADKAAIRKELNDYKSTEMEVHEESKIYTRYHRP; translated from the exons ATGATGAAAGTGAGCAGCACCACGGCACGATGGTGGGAGAGACGAGCAGCACAGGAgacagcacccctcccccaaaacgCAAGGGCAAGTTCCCCAGCCTTGGCAAGATCTTCAAGCCATGGAAGTGGCGTAAGAAGAAAAGCAGCGAGAAATTCAAGGAAGCGTCAGAAG AGCTGGAGAGAAGGATGTCGACGAGGCGTACCCGGCAAGAACTTATAGATCAGGGAGTGCTGAAAGAAGCTCCAGACAACG ATGCAGATGGAGCAGCACAGAGCCTGAAGCAGCCCTATGTGAAGAATGGCCACACTCTGCCCGTGAATGTAGGAGTGGGTGTTAGTGCTGGAAGGAGTAACCAGGGCCGAGTGTCCTCTGATTCAGAATTTAGGATAACCCCAACTTGGCTGGCCCATACAGACGACCATAGGGGCCAATCACCCCCAGATGCAGAACGCCGAAGAGTTTCAAGCTCCAGGGTTTCCGGTCCCCCGGAAGAAGTGCAAAGAGGAAGCGGGGTGATTGGGCCCCGTGTACATGGGGAGGCAGAGCGGAAGCCCAATACATCGTGGCATGGACAGATTCACAATCAGATGGATGAATCCAGAAGTGGAGGCCAGTTTTACCCTGAAGATGGACAGAGAAGGCCTGGGCTGCAGAAAGCACCCTCAGAGGATGGCAGGAGGAGTCGACCGGTTGACGTAGATTGGAAGCCTACACTCCCCCGACATGCATCTGCAGAAGAGGGAAGGGCCCGTAGAG AATCAGACAACCATTTTGTCCCTGACCCTGAGGCACTGAAGGACACCCTTCGTGAACCTCTGCCACCTAAACAGTCCGTCATGCCTCCAAAATGGTTGATAAGCTCTACGCCTGAACCAGGCAGTGAGGGGTCACCTCGCCCCCCATCGAACCACAGCTCGGCCCAGTACCCATCACTCTCTGCTTCCCTGAGTACTGCACCCAAGCCTACAAGGAACACCTCAGCTATTGGTACGACCACACAGCTGTCTTCATCTGCAGTCTCGTCGTCCGCCTCTCAGGGCACCAAGCAGCCACCTCTGCCTCCGCCCAAGCCGGTGATGAACAGGGGCAACCCTGGCATGCTGG GTGACATCACCCAAGCTGCCGGGGGTGCCGTTGTTGTCCCAGCGAAGCCCTCCCCTCCAATACCTCCAAAGAGAACCACCCCTGTCACCAAACGCAACACTGATGACTACTCCGCTTCAAGCCATCCCCTCACGCCCTCGCCACTTTCTCTTGAGGACGACAGCTCTGTGAGCTTTCAGCTGCCTCCCGCTCCTTCATCCCCTCCGCTTCCGTCGCACATACCTCCTTCTCCACCCCGACAACAAAtacacccccaccaccctcatCTTCAGCACTCTTATCCGCATCCACTGCCCCAACCTATACCAATCTTGTTTGATCCCCCAAGTCCTGTCAGTGAGTCACCCCAACGCCCAGCCCCTGTCCCACTACACATCATGATCCAGCGAGCTCTGTCCAGTCCTGGCCCTGTTCACCCCAACCCAGATGGGTCACAACGTGCTCACACATTGCTCTTTGAAACGCCTCCAGACTACCAAACTGATCGAAGTCGCCCCCTTCCTGTCAGCATCCAGCCCCTAAAGCT aCCTGAAGACGACTACtctgaagaggaggaagaagaggaggacgatgacgaggaagaggaggagtacGACGGGGAGATACCCCAGCCTAAACTAGAGCCACGGAGTCGCCGCGGCTTGGTTGTCGATACTGGAGTTTGTGTCATCCCCAGTGGAGAAAacagtgaggaagaggaggagaatgatgaagaggatgaagagCATGACATTCACCGAGAAGATAGTGACTCAGATGGTCCTGTGCCTTTTAAAGAGGAAGAAtcagatgaggaggaagagccACTGA GTGCCCTGGCCAGCAAAGTGAAGAGGAAAGACACTCTGGCTCTAAAACTGAGCAGCCGTCCCTCTGCACCAGACAGGGACAGATTTGCACAGGAGAGAAGCACCAGAGATGACCAGCTACCAGGACAGGCTGGCCTCACCTGGCAGAGTAGAGAGCAATGGGAGGCCATTCGCACGCAGATTGGCACTGCGCTTACCAG ACGTCTAAGCCAGAGACCCACTGCTGAGGAGCTTGAGCAAAGAAACATCCTTCAAC CCAAAAATCAAGCTGACAGGCAAGCAGAGGTTAGAGAGATTAAGCGAAGACTGACCAGAAAG CTGAGTCAAAGACCCACAGTTGCAGAATTACAGGCCAGAAAAATTTTGCGATTCCACGAGTATGTGGAAGTCACAGATGCCCAAGATTACGACCGCAGGGCAGACAAGCCATGGACCAAACTGACACCTGCTGATAAG GCAGCCATCCGGAAAGAGCTTAACGATTATAAAAGCACTGAAATGGAGGTTCACGAAGAGAGCAAAATCTACACAAG GTATCACCGGCCTTAA
- the phactr4b gene encoding phosphatase and actin regulator 4B isoform X2 → MACCFKTRHHGSWTLNRHFPDDESEQHHGTMVGETSSTGDSTPPPKRKGKFPSLGKIFKPWKWRKKKSSEKFKEASEELERRMSTRRTRQELIDQGVLKEAPDNDADGAAQSLKQPYVKNGHTLPVNVGVGVSAGRSNQGRVSSDSEFRITPTWLAHTDDHRGQSPPDAERRRVSSSRVSGPPEEVQRGSGVIGPRVHGEAERKPNTSWHGQIHNQMDESRSGGQFYPEDGQRRPGLQKAPSEDGRRSRPVDVDWKPTLPRHASAEEGRARRESDNHFVPDPEALKDTLREPLPPKQSVMPPKWLISSTPEPGSEGSPRPPSNHSSAQYPSLSASLSTAPKPTRNTSAIGTTTQLSSSAVSSSASQGTKQPPLPPPKPVMNRGNPGMLVSALQGGEHAQLPLYWSCWKRECEYDVYLSLPVYLCRRAGGLRSGDITQAAGGAVVVPAKPSPPIPPKRTTPVTKRNTDDYSASSHPLTPSPLSLEDDSSVSFQLPPAPSSPPLPSHIPPSPPRQQIHPHHPHLQHSYPHPLPQPIPILFDPPSPVSESPQRPAPVPLHIMIQRALSSPGPVHPNPDGSQRAHTLLFETPPDYQTDRSRPLPVSIQPLKLPEDDYSEEEEEEEDDDEEEEEYDGEIPQPKLEPRSRRGLVVDTGVCVIPSGENSEEEEENDEEDEEHDIHREDSDSDGPVPFKEEESDEEEEPLSALASKVKRKDTLALKLSSRPSAPDRDRFAQERSTRDDQLPGQAGLTWQSREQWEAIRTQIGTALTRRLSQRPTAEELEQRNILQPKNQADRQAEVREIKRRLTRKLSQRPTVAELQARKILRFHEYVEVTDAQDYDRRADKPWTKLTPADKAAIRKELNDYKSTEMEVHEESKIYTRYHRP, encoded by the exons ATGGCATGCTGTTTTAAAACCCGCCACCATGGAAGCTGGACACTTAACAGACACTTTCCAG ATGATGAAAGTGAGCAGCACCACGGCACGATGGTGGGAGAGACGAGCAGCACAGGAgacagcacccctcccccaaaacgCAAGGGCAAGTTCCCCAGCCTTGGCAAGATCTTCAAGCCATGGAAGTGGCGTAAGAAGAAAAGCAGCGAGAAATTCAAGGAAGCGTCAGAAG AGCTGGAGAGAAGGATGTCGACGAGGCGTACCCGGCAAGAACTTATAGATCAGGGAGTGCTGAAAGAAGCTCCAGACAACG ATGCAGATGGAGCAGCACAGAGCCTGAAGCAGCCCTATGTGAAGAATGGCCACACTCTGCCCGTGAATGTAGGAGTGGGTGTTAGTGCTGGAAGGAGTAACCAGGGCCGAGTGTCCTCTGATTCAGAATTTAGGATAACCCCAACTTGGCTGGCCCATACAGACGACCATAGGGGCCAATCACCCCCAGATGCAGAACGCCGAAGAGTTTCAAGCTCCAGGGTTTCCGGTCCCCCGGAAGAAGTGCAAAGAGGAAGCGGGGTGATTGGGCCCCGTGTACATGGGGAGGCAGAGCGGAAGCCCAATACATCGTGGCATGGACAGATTCACAATCAGATGGATGAATCCAGAAGTGGAGGCCAGTTTTACCCTGAAGATGGACAGAGAAGGCCTGGGCTGCAGAAAGCACCCTCAGAGGATGGCAGGAGGAGTCGACCGGTTGACGTAGATTGGAAGCCTACACTCCCCCGACATGCATCTGCAGAAGAGGGAAGGGCCCGTAGAG AATCAGACAACCATTTTGTCCCTGACCCTGAGGCACTGAAGGACACCCTTCGTGAACCTCTGCCACCTAAACAGTCCGTCATGCCTCCAAAATGGTTGATAAGCTCTACGCCTGAACCAGGCAGTGAGGGGTCACCTCGCCCCCCATCGAACCACAGCTCGGCCCAGTACCCATCACTCTCTGCTTCCCTGAGTACTGCACCCAAGCCTACAAGGAACACCTCAGCTATTGGTACGACCACACAGCTGTCTTCATCTGCAGTCTCGTCGTCCGCCTCTCAGGGCACCAAGCAGCCACCTCTGCCTCCGCCCAAGCCGGTGATGAACAGGGGCAACCCTGGCATGCTGG TCTCCGCCCTCCAGGGTGGAGAGCACGCACAGCTTCCGCTCTACTGGTCCTGCTGGAAGCGAGAGTGCGAGTACGATGTCTATCTTTCCCTGCCTGTGTACCTGTGCCGGCGGGCTGGAGGCCTGCGCTCAG GTGACATCACCCAAGCTGCCGGGGGTGCCGTTGTTGTCCCAGCGAAGCCCTCCCCTCCAATACCTCCAAAGAGAACCACCCCTGTCACCAAACGCAACACTGATGACTACTCCGCTTCAAGCCATCCCCTCACGCCCTCGCCACTTTCTCTTGAGGACGACAGCTCTGTGAGCTTTCAGCTGCCTCCCGCTCCTTCATCCCCTCCGCTTCCGTCGCACATACCTCCTTCTCCACCCCGACAACAAAtacacccccaccaccctcatCTTCAGCACTCTTATCCGCATCCACTGCCCCAACCTATACCAATCTTGTTTGATCCCCCAAGTCCTGTCAGTGAGTCACCCCAACGCCCAGCCCCTGTCCCACTACACATCATGATCCAGCGAGCTCTGTCCAGTCCTGGCCCTGTTCACCCCAACCCAGATGGGTCACAACGTGCTCACACATTGCTCTTTGAAACGCCTCCAGACTACCAAACTGATCGAAGTCGCCCCCTTCCTGTCAGCATCCAGCCCCTAAAGCT aCCTGAAGACGACTACtctgaagaggaggaagaagaggaggacgatgacgaggaagaggaggagtacGACGGGGAGATACCCCAGCCTAAACTAGAGCCACGGAGTCGCCGCGGCTTGGTTGTCGATACTGGAGTTTGTGTCATCCCCAGTGGAGAAAacagtgaggaagaggaggagaatgatgaagaggatgaagagCATGACATTCACCGAGAAGATAGTGACTCAGATGGTCCTGTGCCTTTTAAAGAGGAAGAAtcagatgaggaggaagagccACTGA GTGCCCTGGCCAGCAAAGTGAAGAGGAAAGACACTCTGGCTCTAAAACTGAGCAGCCGTCCCTCTGCACCAGACAGGGACAGATTTGCACAGGAGAGAAGCACCAGAGATGACCAGCTACCAGGACAGGCTGGCCTCACCTGGCAGAGTAGAGAGCAATGGGAGGCCATTCGCACGCAGATTGGCACTGCGCTTACCAG ACGTCTAAGCCAGAGACCCACTGCTGAGGAGCTTGAGCAAAGAAACATCCTTCAAC CCAAAAATCAAGCTGACAGGCAAGCAGAGGTTAGAGAGATTAAGCGAAGACTGACCAGAAAG CTGAGTCAAAGACCCACAGTTGCAGAATTACAGGCCAGAAAAATTTTGCGATTCCACGAGTATGTGGAAGTCACAGATGCCCAAGATTACGACCGCAGGGCAGACAAGCCATGGACCAAACTGACACCTGCTGATAAG GCAGCCATCCGGAAAGAGCTTAACGATTATAAAAGCACTGAAATGGAGGTTCACGAAGAGAGCAAAATCTACACAAG GTATCACCGGCCTTAA
- the phactr4b gene encoding phosphatase and actin regulator 4B isoform X4, whose product MGQSLRVEPPAQEPLQHNNGDDESEQHHGTMVGETSSTGDSTPPPKRKGKFPSLGKIFKPWKWRKKKSSEKFKEASEDADGAAQSLKQPYVKNGHTLPVNVGVGVSAGRSNQGRVSSDSEFRITPTWLAHTDDHRGQSPPDAERRRVSSSRVSGPPEEVQRGSGVIGPRVHGEAERKPNTSWHGQIHNQMDESRSGGQFYPEDGQRRPGLQKAPSEDGRRSRPVDVDWKPTLPRHASAEEGRARRESDNHFVPDPEALKDTLREPLPPKQSVMPPKWLISSTPEPGSEGSPRPPSNHSSAQYPSLSASLSTAPKPTRNTSAIGTTTQLSSSAVSSSASQGTKQPPLPPPKPVMNRGNPGMLVSALQGGEHAQLPLYWSCWKRECEYDVYLSLPVYLCRRAGGLRSGDITQAAGGAVVVPAKPSPPIPPKRTTPVTKRNTDDYSASSHPLTPSPLSLEDDSSVSFQLPPAPSSPPLPSHIPPSPPRQQIHPHHPHLQHSYPHPLPQPIPILFDPPSPVSESPQRPAPVPLHIMIQRALSSPGPVHPNPDGSQRAHTLLFETPPDYQTDRSRPLPVSIQPLKLPEDDYSEEEEEEEDDDEEEEEYDGEIPQPKLEPRSRRGLVVDTGVCVIPSGENSEEEEENDEEDEEHDIHREDSDSDGPVPFKEEESDEEEEPLSALASKVKRKDTLALKLSSRPSAPDRDRFAQERSTRDDQLPGQAGLTWQSREQWEAIRTQIGTALTRRLSQRPTAEELEQRNILQPKNQADRQAEVREIKRRLTRKLSQRPTVAELQARKILRFHEYVEVTDAQDYDRRADKPWTKLTPADKAAIRKELNDYKSTEMEVHEESKIYTRYHRP is encoded by the exons ATGATGAAAGTGAGCAGCACCACGGCACGATGGTGGGAGAGACGAGCAGCACAGGAgacagcacccctcccccaaaacgCAAGGGCAAGTTCCCCAGCCTTGGCAAGATCTTCAAGCCATGGAAGTGGCGTAAGAAGAAAAGCAGCGAGAAATTCAAGGAAGCGTCAGAAG ATGCAGATGGAGCAGCACAGAGCCTGAAGCAGCCCTATGTGAAGAATGGCCACACTCTGCCCGTGAATGTAGGAGTGGGTGTTAGTGCTGGAAGGAGTAACCAGGGCCGAGTGTCCTCTGATTCAGAATTTAGGATAACCCCAACTTGGCTGGCCCATACAGACGACCATAGGGGCCAATCACCCCCAGATGCAGAACGCCGAAGAGTTTCAAGCTCCAGGGTTTCCGGTCCCCCGGAAGAAGTGCAAAGAGGAAGCGGGGTGATTGGGCCCCGTGTACATGGGGAGGCAGAGCGGAAGCCCAATACATCGTGGCATGGACAGATTCACAATCAGATGGATGAATCCAGAAGTGGAGGCCAGTTTTACCCTGAAGATGGACAGAGAAGGCCTGGGCTGCAGAAAGCACCCTCAGAGGATGGCAGGAGGAGTCGACCGGTTGACGTAGATTGGAAGCCTACACTCCCCCGACATGCATCTGCAGAAGAGGGAAGGGCCCGTAGAG AATCAGACAACCATTTTGTCCCTGACCCTGAGGCACTGAAGGACACCCTTCGTGAACCTCTGCCACCTAAACAGTCCGTCATGCCTCCAAAATGGTTGATAAGCTCTACGCCTGAACCAGGCAGTGAGGGGTCACCTCGCCCCCCATCGAACCACAGCTCGGCCCAGTACCCATCACTCTCTGCTTCCCTGAGTACTGCACCCAAGCCTACAAGGAACACCTCAGCTATTGGTACGACCACACAGCTGTCTTCATCTGCAGTCTCGTCGTCCGCCTCTCAGGGCACCAAGCAGCCACCTCTGCCTCCGCCCAAGCCGGTGATGAACAGGGGCAACCCTGGCATGCTGG TCTCCGCCCTCCAGGGTGGAGAGCACGCACAGCTTCCGCTCTACTGGTCCTGCTGGAAGCGAGAGTGCGAGTACGATGTCTATCTTTCCCTGCCTGTGTACCTGTGCCGGCGGGCTGGAGGCCTGCGCTCAG GTGACATCACCCAAGCTGCCGGGGGTGCCGTTGTTGTCCCAGCGAAGCCCTCCCCTCCAATACCTCCAAAGAGAACCACCCCTGTCACCAAACGCAACACTGATGACTACTCCGCTTCAAGCCATCCCCTCACGCCCTCGCCACTTTCTCTTGAGGACGACAGCTCTGTGAGCTTTCAGCTGCCTCCCGCTCCTTCATCCCCTCCGCTTCCGTCGCACATACCTCCTTCTCCACCCCGACAACAAAtacacccccaccaccctcatCTTCAGCACTCTTATCCGCATCCACTGCCCCAACCTATACCAATCTTGTTTGATCCCCCAAGTCCTGTCAGTGAGTCACCCCAACGCCCAGCCCCTGTCCCACTACACATCATGATCCAGCGAGCTCTGTCCAGTCCTGGCCCTGTTCACCCCAACCCAGATGGGTCACAACGTGCTCACACATTGCTCTTTGAAACGCCTCCAGACTACCAAACTGATCGAAGTCGCCCCCTTCCTGTCAGCATCCAGCCCCTAAAGCT aCCTGAAGACGACTACtctgaagaggaggaagaagaggaggacgatgacgaggaagaggaggagtacGACGGGGAGATACCCCAGCCTAAACTAGAGCCACGGAGTCGCCGCGGCTTGGTTGTCGATACTGGAGTTTGTGTCATCCCCAGTGGAGAAAacagtgaggaagaggaggagaatgatgaagaggatgaagagCATGACATTCACCGAGAAGATAGTGACTCAGATGGTCCTGTGCCTTTTAAAGAGGAAGAAtcagatgaggaggaagagccACTGA GTGCCCTGGCCAGCAAAGTGAAGAGGAAAGACACTCTGGCTCTAAAACTGAGCAGCCGTCCCTCTGCACCAGACAGGGACAGATTTGCACAGGAGAGAAGCACCAGAGATGACCAGCTACCAGGACAGGCTGGCCTCACCTGGCAGAGTAGAGAGCAATGGGAGGCCATTCGCACGCAGATTGGCACTGCGCTTACCAG ACGTCTAAGCCAGAGACCCACTGCTGAGGAGCTTGAGCAAAGAAACATCCTTCAAC CCAAAAATCAAGCTGACAGGCAAGCAGAGGTTAGAGAGATTAAGCGAAGACTGACCAGAAAG CTGAGTCAAAGACCCACAGTTGCAGAATTACAGGCCAGAAAAATTTTGCGATTCCACGAGTATGTGGAAGTCACAGATGCCCAAGATTACGACCGCAGGGCAGACAAGCCATGGACCAAACTGACACCTGCTGATAAG GCAGCCATCCGGAAAGAGCTTAACGATTATAAAAGCACTGAAATGGAGGTTCACGAAGAGAGCAAAATCTACACAAG GTATCACCGGCCTTAA